The Brassica oleracea var. oleracea cultivar TO1000 chromosome C6, BOL, whole genome shotgun sequence genome includes a region encoding these proteins:
- the LOC106297173 gene encoding uncharacterized protein LOC106297173 → MLLGISLWGKWIKIYRLKKKSFWEVKATTQARSWMWRKLLKLREVAKNFCKKEVGNGRHISFWFDNWSNKWVLFDILGERGIIDMGFRKEATLEEAVMNNRKRRKHRSVVLNEIEAELIAVKEKISHNVMDVNLWKRKLGFKAEFSSHETWLLLRESYAQCPWERGVWFSMATPKFAFITWLAMLDRLSTMDRISSWSQGVDTTCALCKNATETRNHLFLSVVGALNAWYSAKQSH, encoded by the coding sequence ATGTTATTGGGTATATCGTTATGGGGTAAATGGATCAAGATTTATCGTCTTAAAAAGAAGAGTTTCTGGGAAGTTAAGGCTACAACACAAGCAAGGTCTTGGATGTGGAGAAAATTATTGAAACTAAGGGAGGTTGCGAAAAATTTCTGTAAGAAAGAGGTGGGTAATGGTCGCCATATTTCGTTTTGGTTCGATAATTGGTCTAATAAATGGGTGCTCTTTGATATATTGGGAGAAAGAGGTATTATTGACATGGGTTTTAGGAAAGAGGCTACATTGGAGGAAGCTGTAATGAATAACAGGAAGAGAAGAAAACATAGATCTGTGGTTCTTAATGAAATTGAAGCTGAGCTGATAGCTGTTAAGGAGAAGATTAGTCACAATGTGATGGATGTGAATTTATGGAAGAGGAAGTTGGGGTTCAAAGCTGAATTTTCGTCTCATGAGACTTGGCTGCTGTTGCGGGAATCCTATGCCCAATGTCCTTGGGAAAGAGGTGTTTGGTTCTCGATGGCCACACCAAAGTTCGCATTCATTACTTGGCTGGCAATGTTGGACAGGTTATCAACTATGGATAGAATCTCCAGTTGGAGCCAGGGAGTGGACACTACTTGTGCGTTGTGTAAGAATGCCACAGAGACTAGAAACCACCTATTCCTTTCAGTTGTGGGAGCACTTAACGCTTGGTATTCTGCGAAGCAATCACACTAA